The DNA sequence TTGAATGTCGGCTGACTTCTGACAAAACACATTTATCCGCTCATCGATAAAGCGGGCCGTTTCCGGATACCGTTTCCAGTCATAAACTGTAAGCTGTTCGCTGGACATGGCTTATCTCCTCTATTTTCATAACCGTTTCCACTCGCTCAAAGTCAAGTGGCGTCTCTATGAATTAATACGTCAAAACCTGCGAAAACAGAAACTCAATCAGAAAACAGGTTTTCCACGTATATAATCATAGTGAGGTCTTTCACATCACTTCTCACATCATGAATTCTACACAGGAGGACCTGCGATGTCTCAAACAATCCTGCTCATCGGCGCGGGAAAGATCGGCCGCATGATCGCCACTCTGCTCAGCAGATCCGGCGACTATCATGTGCGCGTCGCCGACCGCGTTCCCGCCGCTTTAGACCATATACAGAAACGAATTCCCACCGTCGAAACACGCGTACTCAACGCCGAGTCGCACGAGGAACTGGTACACCTCATGCAGGGCTGCACTGCAGTCATCTCGGCACTCAGCTTCCGGGAAAATCCCTATGTCGCTCGCGCTGCGCTCGAAGCGGGCATCAATTATTTCGATCTCACGGAAGATCGTCAGACAACGGCCGCTGTTAAAGAGATTGCCGACGGTGCCTCCGAGGGTCAGGTCTTTCTCCCCCAGTCCGGCCTGGCCCCCGGCTTCGTCACCATCGTCACCAAACACGTGATGGACTGGTTCGACGAAATCGATACCGTCCGCATGCGCGTGGGGGCCCTCCCCCAGCGGCCCACCAACGCGCTCGCCTACAACCTGACCTGGTCAACGGACGGCCTGATCAACGAGTACTGCAACACCTGCGAAGTGATTCACAATCGCAAGATTAAAAATCACCTCCCTCTCGAAGGGCTGGAGCAGTTCACCCTCGATGGCAACGTTTATGAAGCCTTCAATACCTCAGGCGGACTGGGTACGCTCTGCGATACCATGGATGGCAAGGTCCGTGAATTGAATTACAAAACAATTCGTTACCCCGGCCATCGCGAACTCATGAAGTTCCTCCTGCAGGACCTGAGACTCAACGAACGCCGCGATCTGCTCAAGGACGTCATGGAACACTCGATTCCCGTCACCTTCCAGGACGTGGTTATCGTCTTCTGCACCGTCCGTGGTCACCGCAACGGACAGTTCGTCGAAAAGAGTGACCTGCGTAAAATGTACGCTCAGGAAATCAACGGCGAAATCTGGAGCGCTATCCAACTCACCACTGGAGCCGGCGTCTGTGCCGTCTTTGACATGATTCAACAGAAACAGCTGGAGGGTACCGGCCTGATCCGTCAGGAACAGATCCCCTTCGAACAGTTCATCCAGAACCGCTTTGGACAGTTTTACGAAACCGAAACCTTTGCCCTGGACTAATTCATTCAGCAAGTGAGGCTCAACATGACTCATCCGATACAGGAAGTGTTACAGCGGATCGGCGTCAACGATCATCCCGTCGCCGTTGCCGTCGGAAATACGTGGCAGGCAGGCGCCAGTGAAGCACTGACGGGCAAGTCCCCCATTGATGGATCGACGCTCGTCACGCTCACCCAGGCCACGCCGAGTGACGTCGACATGGTGGTCGCTACCGCCCAATCCGCTTTCTGGACATGGCGCAACGTCCCCGCCCCCCGCCGCGGCGAATTCGTCCGGCTGATCGGCAACGCCCTCCGCGAACACAAGGCAGACCTCGCTGCCATCGTCAGCTGGGAAGCCGGTAAAATCACGCAGGAAGCCCTCGGCGAAGTACAGGAAATGATCGACATCTGCGACTTCGCTGTCGGGCAGAGCCGCCAGCTCTACGGCAAAACCATCGCCAGCGAACGCCCCGGCCATCGCCTGATGGAACAATGGCACCCCCTCGGACCGGTCGGCGTGATCAGCGCCTTCAACTTCCCGGTCGCCGTCTGGTCCTGGAACGCGATGCTCGCGTTCGTCTGCGGCGACCCGGTCGTCTGGAAGCCTTCGGAAAAAACGCCGCTCTGTTCCATCGCCTGTCAGCAGATTGTCAACAACGTCGCCCGCGACTTCCCCGAAGCCCCCGATGGTATCTCCAGCCTGCTCATCGGCGGTGCCGACGTCGGACAGGCGCTCGCCGCACACCCCGATCTCCCGTTGATCTCAGCCACCGGCTCGGTACCCATGGGACGCGCTGTCGCCTCCACGGTTGCCGGTCGGCTGGGGTTGAGTCTGCTCGAACTGGGCGGCAACAACGCCATGATCGTCACCGAATCCGCCGACCTCGAAATGACGGTCCGCTCCGCCCTCTTCTCCGCCGTGGGGACCTGCGGCCAGCGCTGCACGTCACTCCGCCGCCTGATCGTCCACAACAGCATCGCCGACAAACTCCTCGCGTCGCTCAAGAAAGCTTATGAGAAATTACCGATTGGCAATCCCCTCGATGAGGGTACGCTCGTCGGCCCGCTCGTCGATCAGCGTTCGCTCGACGCGATGCAAACAGCCCTCCGCACCGCCGAGGAACAGGGAGGCACCGTCCATTTTGGTAATCCGATCAATCACGATGTCCCCGCGGGCGGCTGTTACGTCCACCCCGCCATCGTCGAGATGCCCGACCAGACCGAAATCGTCCGTCAGGAAACCTTCGCCCCCATTCTGTACGTCATCCGCTACACAGAACTGGACGAAGCCATCGCCCTGCATAACGGCGTCCCCCAGGGGCTCTCCTCCTCCATCATGACCAACGACATCCGCCAGGCGGAACAGTTCCTCTCCCCCACCGGCTCCGATTGCGGCATCGCCAATGTCAACGTCGGTCCCAGCGGCGCAGAAATCGGCGGCGCATTTGGAGGCGAAAAAGAGACCGGCGGCGGCCGCGAATCCGGCTCCGACGCCTGGAAAGCCTACATGCGCCGCGCCACCAACACCATCAACTACTCCACCGAACTCCCCTTAGCCCAGGGCATCAAATTCGACCTCTAAAACTGAGCGGCAAGGCGCCGGGTACCATCTGTCAGCTTGACCGACAGTGCTGATAAACCAGCATTCAACCAGCCAACCAAAACTCGAAAAAACATCGGATGGGCCCGAATAAAATTCGGGCCGAGCGCAGCGAGCAGGAAACTGACAGTGTTGCATTCAAGCAAGAAACAGTTAGTTTGCTCTCAAAACCATTCTGAACTGAGGTCGGAAAGAGAATTACCAGTTCACACCTTTACCCTGACAATTTCCTGTTGCCTTCGGCAATACCGGATTACATCCGGTACCACCCACATCCGCTCCTGTAACACAACCAACCTGCGTCAGCAAAATTTTCGTGTCTTTCGTGAATTTCGTGGTAGCAAAACTTTCGCCTCTTTCGTGGTAGAAAAATTTCGAAGTGTTCGCGGTCTACCCAAAAACCTCTCCCACCACTTCCCCAGTTTGCGTTTTTTCTTGCTCGAGCGATGAGGCATGGCTAAAGTATCTACTGACCATCAAGTCTCGGAAAATCGAGACATCTCTTGGGAAAAGGGCTGATGAAAGAGAAACCCATCGCCAAATTCAAACTATCATTCAAGCGTATGTACCTTGTGGTGATGGCCTGGGATCTTCTGGGATTTCTATTGATTGTGATTGCAGATGCAGTGGATTGCGGTGTTGAAAACATGCATTTTGCTGGTACTCTGATCGCAATTCTGGTGATTATTATTGGAATGGCAGTCGCTGCAGCGGCTCTATTAGCCCTTGTAGTCGCATACTTTAAGGTCAGCGTGTATCAGGATCGAATTGGAGGCCATGACTTTTGGGGGTTCTATCGAGAGCAAACATGGAGTGAAGCAGAGAATGTGCGACCGCTCAGCTATCTGCTTGGGCTTAAAATGGCGATACTTCAAAGCCGTTCAAACAATATTTGGCTTCCCATGTTCCTTGCGGATATGAATCGTTTCCGAACCCTGGTTTGCGAACTGGCCAGCCCCGATTCAGCACTGGCAGAATACCTGACACAAAACGAGCAACAAGAGATCGACAACTAGTCAAACGACTCCACGCCGAGTGCTACCTGTCGGCTTGACCGACAGTGCTGATAAACCAGCATTCAACCCGCCAACCAAAACTCGAAAAAACATCGGGTAAGCCCGAATGCCATTCGGGCCGAGCGCAGCGAGCAGGAAACTGACAGTGTTGTATACAAGCAAGAAACAGTTAGTTTGTTCTCAAAACCATTCTCAACTGAGGTCGGAAAGAGAATTACCAGTTCACACCTTTACCCTGACAATTTCCTGTTGCCTTCGGCAATACCGGATTACATCCGGTACCACCCACATCCGCTCCCGTAACACCATCAACCTGCGTCAGCAAAATTTTTCGTGACTTTCGTGCTGGCCGTGGTAGCAAAGCTTTCGTCTCTTTGGTGGTAGAAATTTTCGAGCGATTCACGGTCTACCCAAATACCTCACTCACCACTTCCCCACCCAGCACCGTCGCAATCTCCTTCCGGTTATTATGCCGATACACGAGCTTATGCTGATCCAGCCCCAACGCATGCAACAGCGTCGCATGCAGGTCTGCAGGCGACATCGGACGTTCCACCGGCGTATAACCCAGCTCATCCGTCTGACCGATAATCTGGCCCCCCTTCACGCCGCCGCCAGCCATCCACATGCAATACGTCGTTGGCAGATGGTCGCGGCCCCGCCGGTCTCCTTTCGTATTCCCTTCCGTCGTCGGCGTCCGACCAAACTCGCCTCCCCACACCACCAAAGTCTCATCCAGCAGCCCCCGCTGTTTCAGATCTCTCAAGAGCGCCGCCACCGGCCGATCCGTCGCCCTGGAGCGTTTCGTGTGATTCGCCTTGATCGCCCCATGCGCGTCCCAGCCTCCATTCCGCAACTGCACCACCCGCACACCCCGCTCCACGAGCCGTCGGGCAATCAGACAGTGCCTGCCGAACTCCGCCGTCTCCTTGTCATCTAGACCATACAGCTCCGCCGTCTCTGCCGATTCACTCTTCAGATCGAACACCTCCGGCGCTGATGTCTGCAGCCGGAACCCGAGCTCGTACGAGGCAATCCGCGCCTCCAGTTCCGAATCCTGCCCCAGCTGTTGCAGATGCTCTTCGTTCATCCATTTGATGAAATCCAGCTGCTCGCGCCGGTTCGCATGCGAATAACCGGCGGGCATCTTCGTATACGGAATCCCCCGCTTGCCGTCCACCAGGGTCCCCTGGTAGCGCGAAGGCAGAAACCCGTTCCCCCAACCCGGCGTCTGAGGTGCCGGCCCGGTGCTGTTCGACAGCATCGAAATAAATCCAGGCAGATCGCGGCTCTCACTCCCCAGGCCGTACGTCATCCATGCTCCCAGGCTGGGCCGGTCCCCCACTGCCGACCCGGTCAGCGCGATACATTCCCCGGGACCATGCACGGGCACCCGATGATTCACCGACCGCAGCACGCAGATCTCATCGATCATCTTTGCCGTTTCGGGGAACATGTTCGACACGGGAATCCCGCTCTCCCCATAATTCTTAAACGTGAAGGGCGACGCCATCAGCTTCGAACCCAGCCCCGCCCGCGGAATGTTGGGCACCCGGGCCGCGATGCTCGCCGGGACCGGCTCTCCTTCAAGCTTCGTCAGCAGCGGCTTCGGATCGAACGTATCCACCTGGCTCGGCGCACCCGACATGAACAGAAAGATCACGCTCTTCGCTGTCGCCGGAAAATGACTCTGCCCGGTCATCGCCTGCTTTTCCTCAGCAGCCTCGAGCAGTCCCTCGTCGGCCAGCAGCGCCGCCAGACCGACCGCTCCCATGCCCAGCACGCTCTGCTCCAGCATCGCCCGTCGGCTCACAGGCGACGTGGAAAAACCATGACTCACCTTCTTCGGATCAAACAACATCAAAGCCCTCGCCTTCAGGGAATATACATAAACTCGTTGAGATTCATTAACGCATGACACAGCATCGACAGCCGCCGGGACGCCGCTTCCGCAGTCTCTTCACCTTCAAAGAAGACCAGCGACCGTTCCCGCTCCTGCGCATTCGGCTTACGTCCCAGCACACGCACAAACGCCTGCGTCACCTGCTGACCGTGATCTTCGCCCACATCCTTTGTGATCTTCTCCGCCAGTACCTGCGCCCGTCGATCCATGAACTGGCTGTTCAACATAAACAGCGGCTGCAGTGCCACCGTCGAAACCTGCCGTCGCGAACAGCTGGTCACACTGTCCGGCGCATCGAACATCGCCATCACCGAAGGCATTTCGCTTCGCCGCTGGAACAGATAAATCGTCCGCCGCAGATTCTGCTCTTCCCGCTCCTGGGGCACACTCGGTCCCCCGACCTCCGGTTTCAGTTCTCCCGTCGCACACAGAATCGAATCCCGGATGACTTCCGCTTCCAGTCGACGTCGTGGCCAGCTCCACAGCAGCCGGTTCTCCGGGTCCCGTTTCAGGTTCGCTTCGTTGAATGACCGCTGCTGCCGATACGCGGAAGACAGCACGATCTCCCGGTGAATCTGCTTCGTACTCCACCCCTGTTCCATCAGCTCCGATGCCAGCCAGTCCAGCAGCTCCGGATGCGAAGGCGGCTCCCCCTGCACGCCGAAATCACTGGGCGTCGCCACCAGTCCCCGCCCGAAGTGATACTGCCACAACCGGTTCACCCACACCCGCGAAACCAGCGGATTCTTCCGATCCGTCAACCACTCCGCCAGCGCCGTCCGCGACAGTTGATCCGAACCGCTCGTCGTCGCTCCCAGTACCGCCGGCCAGCCTTTACCCACCTCCGGCCCCCGCTTATGCACATCCCCGCGAATCAGGATCTGCGACTTCGTCTGCTTCAACTGTTCCGCGGAATACGGAATCGGATCCCGGTTCACGACCGGCAGCCGCTCGATCTCTTCCTGTCCGGTCAGCGGCGAATAATAACCCCATGTATGCGGTTCCTGCGTATGCGCGAATCGCTTGCGGTTGATCAGCTTCTTTGCCTCGCGCTGATAAAAATCATACGTCCCTTTCGGCATCCAGACATTCATTTCGGTCGGGTTCGGCAGTTCGTCCCCTTGGAGCGACAGATTCCCCAGCTGTCCATTCACGAAGAACCCCTGCAACCGATAATAGTCCCGCTGCGTCAAGGGATCGAACTTATGATTATGGCACTGGGCACATTCCAGCGTCAGCCCCAGTAGCGCACTGCTCGTCACATTAACAATGTCCACCAGCACGTCGTTCCGCTGCGCCGCCTTGTCCATATTGTTCCCGCTGATCCGGGCCGAAGCCAGAAAACCGGTCGCGATCACGTTTTCATCCGCGTAAGGCGTCAGCTCATCCCCCGCCAGCTGCTCCTTGAGGAACTCATCATAAGGTTTGTCCGCATTGAAACTCTCGATCACATAATCCCGATACCGCCACGCATAAGGTCGCGGCAGGTCATGCTGATACCCGTGACTCTCGGCCCACCGTGTCAGGTCCAGCCAGTACCGCGCCCAGCGTTCGCCGTAATGGGGAGAAGCCAGCAGCCGCTCCACCAGTTTCTCATACGCCCGGGGATCGGTATTAAATTCAAACGCCTCAATCTCCTCTGCACTCGGCGGCAGCCCCGTCAGATCCAGATACAACCGGCGGATTAACGTCCCCCGGTCTGCTTCAGGAACCGGTTTAATCCCCGCCTTATTCCAGGCCCGCGCCAGGAATGCGTCGACAGCCGTCCGAATCGGCTTGCTGCTCTTCACTTGCGGCACTTCGGGACGTTTTACCGGCTGAAACGCCCAGTGATCCGATTCCGTCTTCGGTGTGGGCAGCAATGCATAATCCCACTTCGCCCCCTGGTCGATCCACGCCCGCAGCTTTGCAATCTCCTCTTTCTTCAAAGCCGCCCCCGCATCGATGGGAGGCATCCGCGTTTCCGCCACCTGCGTGGAGACCAGTTCGATCAGCTTGCTCTGTTCGCTGTCCCCCGGCACAATCAGCGTCTCTCCCGTACTGAAGCCCAGCAGTTCCTCATGCACATCCAGCCGATACCCGGAATCCGGATTCGCCCCCGCATGACAGTTGAAACACCGCGACTTAAGCAGCGGGTAAATCTCTTTTTCAAAGTTCACCGGCTTTGACCACGCCGCCTTTTTCTTGCCCGCCAGTTTCGGAATCTGCCCGGGTGAAAGATCCAGCACATCGTTCCACGTCCGGCTCAGCACCAGGTCACTCACGTAGATCCGGTCTTCCAGTTCCGTCTTTAATCCAGTTGCAAAACCGACCCACCGCACGGCATTCACACTCTGCGGATTCACGGTCGAAGCCACCGGCTCACCCAGTTCGTCCGGCTTCGGATCCACCCACAAATCAAACCGCGTGAACCCGGCCCGCAACGATTTCTCCGGCTTCGACAGCCGACCCACAACCACGTAATCCCGGTCGCGTTCCAGTTCCACCGAACTCCAGGCCGTCTGCTGTGAGCCAATTCGCACCATGAAGACAACCTTCCCCTTCTGGGGACCACTGGAGGCAATATGCACGCCGATATTCGGAACATGATTCGCATGCACGGCCTTGTCCGAACCTTCGTAACGATCCAGCCAGAAGACGAAAAACTCCCCTTCATCGCGCGGCTTCTGATCCGCCGCATACCGGAAGCGAAACCGCAGAAACAGTTCCTGATCCTGATACGTCTCCTTCAGCTCCCGCCGCAACGGGTTGTTCCGCTCTACCGATCCCTGAATCAACGCCTCATGTTGAATTACAGAGCCGGAGGCCTGTTTCGGCTTTGCATCCACAAACAGCGCCGGATGACGATTCGAAAGCACCCAGCCCCCATTCCAGCCAAACCCTTTCTGCTCCCGTTTTACGGAATCTATCTGCGGGTTGACCAGCCCATGCGCCAGCCGCGGAGTTTCCTCGGCGAACGTCCGTGCGGAACAGAACAGTAACCCGCCCACCAACAGCGCCGTAATCAGGTGCCTGCCTGCTATGTTCGATATCTGAGCCCGATGTATCATCCTGCCTTCAATCCTCTTGAGTCAAAATCCGAGTTCAATTCTCTGTCGGTTGTGTCACTGATTCAAAAGTCTTCCCCAGTACCAGTCGATCCACGAACAGGGAATCAGAAACTTCCGTGTACTGTCCAATCCGCATTCCCACGACGTTGATCTCTTTCAACGGCTTCGCCCCTGTTTCCTGCTGCACCACCGCATCCGGAGTCGCACTCCGATCACCGTCCGGATTCACCCAGAATTCCAGGCGATTGAAATCAGACGACTGATCTTTCATCACCCGCCCCACCAGCAGAAAACATTCCCCGTCGATCAGTTCCCTGGAAAAGCCTTCCTGGTTCACCTCGAAACGGGCGAAGAACTGTTTCTCTTTCAAGCCGAAGTTGGGCACCCGCGAATGACTGCTCCCTTTACCCCCCGCCACATCGTCGAACCAGAGTGCAAAGAAATCGTTCTTGTCCAACCCTTCGTACTTCACCAGCAGACTGAAATAGAAATCCTCGGTGAGTGGTTCTGCCAGTTTGCGGGCCATGCGATGTGCCAGCGAAGGATAGGCATGATGATGACCACGGGATTGCAATACCATCGGTCCCCCCTCCAGTGCGCCCCACTGCAGACGCTGTTCGGGAACGATCAGCCGCGTGAAATTCGCATCGGCCCACCAGCCCTCATGGCCAAAGCCCACGCCCCCGGTCTGTTCTGACAACGAAGTCGCTCGGTACTCGAATGCTTCCCCTGCCAGAATGTTTTTGGGTAATGCCGTATTGATGTGCAGCAGCGCAAATTCATTGAAGGGTACTTCCGCTTCAAAGGGAACCGCTTCCAACGGTGGATAGTTTCCTGACTTCGCCGCGATCAGCTGCTCGGGGGTCGGTACATCCGCAAACTTCGTCGGCGTCACCCGGATGTCGGCCCCCTGTGCATTCCCGCGTGTGAACAACACCGCCTGGCTCGCTTTCAGAATACGGGGCTGCTCCGCCTGCGCCTTGGGTTTGATATCGACCTCTCCTTCAAACACATGCACTTCGGCCTTCCCAAACGGATCGACAACCGTCCCGAACCGCGTCCCCTGATCGACAATCTCCATCTTCGGCGTATCGACGGTAAACCCATGCGCTTCGTCAGGCACATAGGCGGCCAGCTTGCCATAGTTCAACTTCGCATTCATGGACGAATTCAGTTCAATCTGCGCGGGACCTTCCAGCACCACTCCCGCCCCGCTTTCAAAGCGAATCCGGGCAATCCCCGATTTCAACCACAACTGCTTCCCCGCAGTAAACCGGGTTCCATAAGCGATGTCATCCCCCAGTTCCTCGTCTTCCCAGACCGCATCCTCTGTATCCAGCAGCATCCCCACAAACTCAACCGCGGGCAGTTCGAGCAGCGGTTCCGGCGCAACCGCCACCGGCTCTTCTGGTAAGTTCGTCTCTCCGTTTTCCTGGAACCAGACAAAGCTCCCCACCAGGAGCAGCAGTACGACGACGACAGAAACCCACGCCTGAAAACCAAACGTACTCCCCGCAGCTCCCGCAGCCACGGCTTTCACCACTACAGGTGCGTCCTCAGTCACCGCATCTGCTTCCAGCGACTCCAGGCTGATCCCGTCCGGCACCGCCGCATACAGGTTCGTGTTCAAGAGCTGATCCAGGTGCAGCTGGTCCGTATATTCGTCGATCAGCTCCGGATGCGCATTGAGAATCTCGGTCAGCCGCGCATCCTCGGCGGTCGTCAGCTCATCCGTCATCAACCGGCTGGTCAGCCGCGCCAGTTCATTCCGCAAAGCATTGTCGGGGGAATTCATGTCTGCGCCTCCCGGGCCATCGTCTTCTGGATGCACTCCATCAGCGTTTTGCGAATGCGATACAGGGTCATCGAAACCGCATCCGCCGACCGCCCCTCATCCGCAGCGATCTGATTCACGGGCACCGCATCCCGATATCGGCTCTCCACCAGTTGTCGATGCGAACTCGGCAGCTTTTCCATACAGTGCGTCAACGCCTCCGCATGCGATTTCGCCTCCATCGCCCGCCGCGTTGTTGCAGCCGCGATCTGCTCCAGCGTCC is a window from the Gimesia benthica genome containing:
- a CDS encoding DUF1501 domain-containing protein; the protein is MLFDPKKVSHGFSTSPVSRRAMLEQSVLGMGAVGLAALLADEGLLEAAEEKQAMTGQSHFPATAKSVIFLFMSGAPSQVDTFDPKPLLTKLEGEPVPASIAARVPNIPRAGLGSKLMASPFTFKNYGESGIPVSNMFPETAKMIDEICVLRSVNHRVPVHGPGECIALTGSAVGDRPSLGAWMTYGLGSESRDLPGFISMLSNSTGPAPQTPGWGNGFLPSRYQGTLVDGKRGIPYTKMPAGYSHANRREQLDFIKWMNEEHLQQLGQDSELEARIASYELGFRLQTSAPEVFDLKSESAETAELYGLDDKETAEFGRHCLIARRLVERGVRVVQLRNGGWDAHGAIKANHTKRSRATDRPVAALLRDLKQRGLLDETLVVWGGEFGRTPTTEGNTKGDRRGRDHLPTTYCMWMAGGGVKGGQIIGQTDELGYTPVERPMSPADLHATLLHALGLDQHKLVYRHNNRKEIATVLGGEVVSEVFG
- a CDS encoding saccharopine dehydrogenase family protein — encoded protein: MSQTILLIGAGKIGRMIATLLSRSGDYHVRVADRVPAALDHIQKRIPTVETRVLNAESHEELVHLMQGCTAVISALSFRENPYVARAALEAGINYFDLTEDRQTTAAVKEIADGASEGQVFLPQSGLAPGFVTIVTKHVMDWFDEIDTVRMRVGALPQRPTNALAYNLTWSTDGLINEYCNTCEVIHNRKIKNHLPLEGLEQFTLDGNVYEAFNTSGGLGTLCDTMDGKVRELNYKTIRYPGHRELMKFLLQDLRLNERRDLLKDVMEHSIPVTFQDVVIVFCTVRGHRNGQFVEKSDLRKMYAQEINGEIWSAIQLTTGAGVCAVFDMIQQKQLEGTGLIRQEQIPFEQFIQNRFGQFYETETFALD
- a CDS encoding PSD1 and planctomycete cytochrome C domain-containing protein, which gives rise to MIHRAQISNIAGRHLITALLVGGLLFCSARTFAEETPRLAHGLVNPQIDSVKREQKGFGWNGGWVLSNRHPALFVDAKPKQASGSVIQHEALIQGSVERNNPLRRELKETYQDQELFLRFRFRYAADQKPRDEGEFFVFWLDRYEGSDKAVHANHVPNIGVHIASSGPQKGKVVFMVRIGSQQTAWSSVELERDRDYVVVGRLSKPEKSLRAGFTRFDLWVDPKPDELGEPVASTVNPQSVNAVRWVGFATGLKTELEDRIYVSDLVLSRTWNDVLDLSPGQIPKLAGKKKAAWSKPVNFEKEIYPLLKSRCFNCHAGANPDSGYRLDVHEELLGFSTGETLIVPGDSEQSKLIELVSTQVAETRMPPIDAGAALKKEEIAKLRAWIDQGAKWDYALLPTPKTESDHWAFQPVKRPEVPQVKSSKPIRTAVDAFLARAWNKAGIKPVPEADRGTLIRRLYLDLTGLPPSAEEIEAFEFNTDPRAYEKLVERLLASPHYGERWARYWLDLTRWAESHGYQHDLPRPYAWRYRDYVIESFNADKPYDEFLKEQLAGDELTPYADENVIATGFLASARISGNNMDKAAQRNDVLVDIVNVTSSALLGLTLECAQCHNHKFDPLTQRDYYRLQGFFVNGQLGNLSLQGDELPNPTEMNVWMPKGTYDFYQREAKKLINRKRFAHTQEPHTWGYYSPLTGQEEIERLPVVNRDPIPYSAEQLKQTKSQILIRGDVHKRGPEVGKGWPAVLGATTSGSDQLSRTALAEWLTDRKNPLVSRVWVNRLWQYHFGRGLVATPSDFGVQGEPPSHPELLDWLASELMEQGWSTKQIHREIVLSSAYRQQRSFNEANLKRDPENRLLWSWPRRRLEAEVIRDSILCATGELKPEVGGPSVPQEREEQNLRRTIYLFQRRSEMPSVMAMFDAPDSVTSCSRRQVSTVALQPLFMLNSQFMDRRAQVLAEKITKDVGEDHGQQVTQAFVRVLGRKPNAQERERSLVFFEGEETAEAASRRLSMLCHALMNLNEFMYIP
- a CDS encoding FecR domain-containing protein, which produces MNSPDNALRNELARLTSRLMTDELTTAEDARLTEILNAHPELIDEYTDQLHLDQLLNTNLYAAVPDGISLESLEADAVTEDAPVVVKAVAAGAAGSTFGFQAWVSVVVVLLLLVGSFVWFQENGETNLPEEPVAVAPEPLLELPAVEFVGMLLDTEDAVWEDEELGDDIAYGTRFTAGKQLWLKSGIARIRFESGAGVVLEGPAQIELNSSMNAKLNYGKLAAYVPDEAHGFTVDTPKMEIVDQGTRFGTVVDPFGKAEVHVFEGEVDIKPKAQAEQPRILKASQAVLFTRGNAQGADIRVTPTKFADVPTPEQLIAAKSGNYPPLEAVPFEAEVPFNEFALLHINTALPKNILAGEAFEYRATSLSEQTGGVGFGHEGWWADANFTRLIVPEQRLQWGALEGGPMVLQSRGHHHAYPSLAHRMARKLAEPLTEDFYFSLLVKYEGLDKNDFFALWFDDVAGGKGSSHSRVPNFGLKEKQFFARFEVNQEGFSRELIDGECFLLVGRVMKDQSSDFNRLEFWVNPDGDRSATPDAVVQQETGAKPLKEINVVGMRIGQYTEVSDSLFVDRLVLGKTFESVTQPTEN
- the amaB gene encoding L-piperidine-6-carboxylate dehydrogenase, which encodes MTHPIQEVLQRIGVNDHPVAVAVGNTWQAGASEALTGKSPIDGSTLVTLTQATPSDVDMVVATAQSAFWTWRNVPAPRRGEFVRLIGNALREHKADLAAIVSWEAGKITQEALGEVQEMIDICDFAVGQSRQLYGKTIASERPGHRLMEQWHPLGPVGVISAFNFPVAVWSWNAMLAFVCGDPVVWKPSEKTPLCSIACQQIVNNVARDFPEAPDGISSLLIGGADVGQALAAHPDLPLISATGSVPMGRAVASTVAGRLGLSLLELGGNNAMIVTESADLEMTVRSALFSAVGTCGQRCTSLRRLIVHNSIADKLLASLKKAYEKLPIGNPLDEGTLVGPLVDQRSLDAMQTALRTAEEQGGTVHFGNPINHDVPAGGCYVHPAIVEMPDQTEIVRQETFAPILYVIRYTELDEAIALHNGVPQGLSSSIMTNDIRQAEQFLSPTGSDCGIANVNVGPSGAEIGGAFGGEKETGGGRESGSDAWKAYMRRATNTINYSTELPLAQGIKFDL
- a CDS encoding sigma-70 family RNA polymerase sigma factor, whose translation is MTNRDLDEEYVALIAGSQPVLRGLLVALIRRAADVDDVLQETNTVLWRKRDEYDPERAFLPWACRIAQLQALAFFKRVRNDGQAVLEERTLEQIAAATTRRAMEAKSHAEALTHCMEKLPSSHRQLVESRYRDAVPVNQIAADEGRSADAVSMTLYRIRKTLMECIQKTMAREAQT